The following proteins are co-located in the Dietzia timorensis genome:
- a CDS encoding amino acid permease: MTEAHGNAPGSDAAGTGVQATENSAASFGGQLSPGMARRHLTMMGLGSAIGAGLFLGTGAAISTAGPAVLLSYIVAGFIVVLVMRMLGEMAAAMPAAGSFATYAGAAFGRHARFVVGWLYWFMLIMVMGAEMTGASAIMGAWFGVSPWIPALVCMVFFAVVNLVRVRAFGEFEFWFALIKVAVIVGFLVIGILLIFGLLPGDSAVGTANLLDHGGFMPNGWSGVAAGLLAVAFAFGGIEIVAIAAAESDDPGRNVGFAVRSVIWRISVFYVGSVLVIATLLPWDTLRDAETAEQSPFTAVLRMAEIPGVVGFLEVIIVLALLSAFNAQIYGTSRMSFSLAKQGDGPRILARTNKASSPSVAVYVSVFFGFVAVALQWLDWEDLLTFLLNAVGATLLVVWIAIALSQIALRRKLERRGPLEVKMWLFPWLSYLAIVVILALGALMLTDEAARAQIFAALAVVVVLAILSAINSVFHADSGAYVTD, encoded by the coding sequence ATGACTGAGGCGCACGGAAACGCCCCCGGGAGTGACGCCGCCGGAACCGGCGTTCAGGCCACCGAGAACTCGGCAGCGAGTTTCGGTGGCCAACTTTCGCCGGGAATGGCCAGGCGCCATCTCACCATGATGGGACTTGGTTCGGCGATCGGCGCAGGACTGTTCCTCGGAACGGGCGCCGCTATCTCCACTGCCGGGCCGGCAGTTCTCCTGTCGTACATCGTCGCCGGGTTCATCGTCGTTCTCGTCATGCGGATGCTCGGCGAGATGGCCGCCGCAATGCCCGCGGCCGGATCCTTCGCCACCTATGCCGGTGCCGCGTTCGGCCGTCATGCGCGCTTCGTGGTCGGCTGGCTGTACTGGTTCATGCTGATCATGGTCATGGGCGCGGAAATGACCGGAGCCTCAGCGATCATGGGTGCGTGGTTCGGGGTCTCTCCGTGGATCCCTGCACTTGTGTGCATGGTCTTCTTCGCTGTGGTCAATCTCGTCAGGGTTCGCGCATTCGGCGAGTTCGAGTTCTGGTTTGCGCTCATCAAGGTCGCCGTCATCGTCGGCTTCCTCGTCATCGGCATTCTCCTCATCTTCGGGCTCCTCCCCGGCGACTCGGCCGTCGGTACTGCGAATCTGCTCGACCACGGCGGATTCATGCCGAATGGATGGAGCGGCGTCGCCGCCGGTCTGCTCGCCGTCGCCTTCGCGTTCGGCGGCATCGAGATCGTCGCGATCGCCGCCGCGGAATCGGACGATCCGGGCCGCAACGTCGGCTTCGCCGTCCGTTCGGTGATCTGGCGCATCTCGGTGTTCTACGTCGGCTCGGTACTCGTCATCGCGACGTTGCTGCCCTGGGACACCCTCAGGGACGCGGAGACCGCCGAGCAGAGCCCGTTTACCGCCGTACTCCGGATGGCGGAGATTCCCGGCGTCGTGGGTTTCCTCGAGGTCATCATCGTGCTTGCACTGCTCTCGGCATTCAACGCCCAGATCTACGGCACGTCCCGGATGTCGTTCTCGCTGGCAAAGCAGGGCGACGGGCCCCGCATTCTCGCGCGTACCAACAAGGCTTCGTCGCCGTCGGTCGCCGTGTACGTGTCGGTGTTCTTCGGGTTCGTCGCCGTTGCGCTGCAGTGGCTCGATTGGGAGGACCTTCTCACGTTCCTGCTCAACGCCGTCGGCGCGACGTTGTTGGTCGTGTGGATCGCCATCGCGCTCTCGCAGATCGCCCTGCGCCGCAAGCTCGAACGCCGCGGGCCTCTCGAGGTCAAGATGTGGCTCTTCCCGTGGTTGAGCTACCTCGCCATCGTCGTGATACTCGCGCTCGGCGCGCTCATGCTCACCGACGAAGCTGCCCGGGCGCAGATCTTCGCGGCTCTCGCCGTCGTGGTCGTGCTCGCGATACTGTCGGCGATCAACTCCGTTTTCCATGCGGACAGCGGTGCATACGTCACGGATTAG
- the dapD gene encoding 2,3,4,5-tetrahydropyridine-2,6-dicarboxylate N-succinyltransferase, translating into MSAHGAVAIGVATMTTDGTVLDVWYPEPQLGAAETSGHKFLDGDEIPEDLRDIIRVDPQREVELKAVEVTIADLTEAPIDAMDVYLRLHLISHRLIPPHYANLEGQFGLLSNVVWTNHGSCKVEGFDKTRAKLQARGPVIVYGIDKFPRMVDFVVPSGVRIGDADRVRLGAHLAEGTTVMHEGFVNFNAGTLGPSMVEGRISAGVVVGANSDIGGGASIMGTLSGGGKETISIGENCLLGANSGIGISLGDNCVVEAGLYVTAGTKVVLKFGAWADHETIKARDLSGRDNLLFRRNSTSGAVEVVPWKSEGVELNSELHKND; encoded by the coding sequence ATGAGTGCACATGGAGCAGTCGCCATCGGCGTGGCGACGATGACAACAGACGGTACGGTTCTCGATGTGTGGTACCCGGAGCCGCAGCTCGGCGCGGCGGAGACGTCCGGCCACAAATTCTTGGACGGGGACGAGATCCCGGAAGACCTACGCGACATCATTCGCGTCGACCCGCAGCGCGAGGTCGAGTTGAAGGCGGTGGAGGTCACTATCGCGGACCTCACCGAAGCGCCCATCGATGCGATGGATGTCTACCTTCGCCTCCACCTCATCTCCCACCGCTTGATCCCGCCGCACTACGCGAACCTCGAGGGACAATTCGGCCTGCTGTCGAACGTGGTGTGGACCAACCACGGTTCCTGCAAGGTGGAGGGCTTCGACAAGACCCGCGCCAAGCTGCAGGCCCGCGGACCGGTCATCGTTTACGGAATCGACAAGTTCCCCCGCATGGTGGATTTCGTCGTGCCTTCGGGCGTACGCATCGGCGATGCGGACCGAGTGCGCCTCGGGGCGCACCTCGCCGAGGGCACGACTGTCATGCACGAGGGCTTCGTCAACTTCAACGCCGGCACGCTCGGCCCATCGATGGTCGAAGGACGCATCTCCGCCGGCGTCGTCGTCGGGGCGAACTCCGACATCGGTGGCGGAGCCTCGATCATGGGCACGTTGTCCGGTGGCGGCAAGGAAACCATCTCCATCGGCGAGAACTGCCTCCTGGGCGCGAATTCGGGAATCGGTATCTCCCTCGGCGACAACTGCGTCGTGGAAGCCGGCCTCTACGTCACCGCGGGCACGAAGGTCGTGCTCAAGTTCGGTGCGTGGGCCGACCACGAGACGATCAAGGCTCGCGACCTTTCCGGCCGCGATAACTTGCTGTTCCGCCGCAACTCCACCTCCGGCGCCGTCGAGGTCGTGCCGTGGAAGTCCGAAGGCGTCGAACTCAACTCGGAGCTCCACAAGAATGACTGA